One Bdellovibrio bacteriovorus str. Tiberius DNA segment encodes these proteins:
- a CDS encoding FliG C-terminal domain-containing protein: MMKRFSALLLSLMFSQVSFAQYIEEIGSLETVYEARARSVLNTILRPTDYTLVVAIEMDRDEKKLKEFHDEMDVQYLPGMPLMGDAPTLGKATNKLHEMKSKTDISVVLSRNVNPETEKIIKELLTSKLHLDATAGDSVTVKRIELPADPPKAEPKPDILPELTWKMWTLIVIMSLLALSGLMFWAWRRGRAQDPRKELKENHEYKHTEKDQEGEEKPEEVAVAATEPAPAAVVEPEFNMDAVKQHILAIAAQYPQLASRAVTEFTLNESAGDASLLMEFLGWDTSKRVFTDVPAMAWARLGKAVKEREGNTTKSATETAVRNVYKAILAAYVEHEMSSDETNPFSFVLKMREEERQQILDKETPANIAVLCLHSPAEVTAGIVGSLDAEKRVKVLAEISRVEKLPHNVVQAVISSFNQKLTEMRMRPEPKIEGASVLAKVIRGMSPEEEMDLLALFANDNPEELERLRRVILTFDDLKLVPSDILSEVLNGYEVDSLYAALFKTHTAFYNRILATLPERKAMIVERDLTDMVAIPQRKKTAEVRRDICQQVEKVMYSRSLRVGDLVDGTVRAVRSV; encoded by the coding sequence ATGATGAAACGTTTTTCTGCACTTCTTCTGTCATTGATGTTTTCTCAGGTGTCCTTCGCCCAGTACATTGAAGAGATCGGATCTCTTGAAACAGTGTACGAAGCCCGCGCACGCAGTGTCTTGAACACGATTTTGCGTCCGACGGATTACACTCTGGTTGTGGCCATTGAAATGGACCGCGATGAAAAGAAGCTGAAAGAGTTCCATGACGAAATGGATGTTCAGTATCTGCCAGGCATGCCTTTGATGGGGGATGCTCCAACGCTGGGTAAGGCCACCAATAAACTTCACGAGATGAAGTCCAAAACTGACATTTCTGTGGTTTTATCCCGCAATGTGAATCCCGAGACTGAAAAGATCATTAAAGAGCTTTTGACGTCCAAATTGCATCTGGATGCGACGGCGGGTGACTCTGTTACAGTGAAGCGCATTGAGCTTCCGGCAGATCCTCCAAAGGCCGAGCCAAAACCGGATATTCTGCCAGAGCTGACCTGGAAGATGTGGACGCTGATTGTGATCATGTCTTTGCTGGCTTTGTCCGGCCTGATGTTCTGGGCTTGGAGACGTGGCCGTGCGCAGGATCCTCGTAAGGAACTAAAAGAAAACCACGAATACAAACACACTGAAAAAGACCAGGAAGGTGAAGAAAAGCCGGAAGAAGTTGCTGTTGCAGCAACAGAACCAGCGCCTGCCGCCGTGGTGGAGCCGGAGTTCAATATGGACGCCGTGAAACAGCACATTCTGGCGATCGCCGCTCAGTACCCTCAACTGGCATCCCGTGCGGTGACCGAGTTCACTTTAAACGAATCTGCGGGTGATGCGTCGCTTTTGATGGAGTTCCTAGGCTGGGACACTTCCAAGCGTGTGTTCACGGATGTGCCGGCGATGGCCTGGGCCCGTCTGGGTAAAGCAGTGAAAGAGCGTGAAGGCAACACCACGAAGTCTGCAACTGAAACTGCGGTTCGCAATGTTTATAAAGCGATTCTGGCGGCTTACGTTGAGCACGAGATGTCCTCGGATGAAACAAATCCATTCTCATTCGTGCTGAAAATGCGTGAAGAAGAACGTCAGCAGATCCTGGACAAAGAAACGCCAGCCAACATCGCGGTTCTTTGCCTGCATTCCCCAGCGGAAGTGACAGCTGGGATTGTGGGTTCATTGGATGCTGAAAAGCGTGTGAAGGTTCTGGCTGAAATTTCCCGCGTGGAAAAACTGCCGCACAATGTGGTGCAGGCCGTGATTTCATCCTTCAACCAAAAACTGACCGAGATGCGCATGCGTCCGGAGCCAAAAATTGAAGGTGCATCTGTTCTGGCGAAAGTCATCCGTGGCATGTCTCCGGAAGAAGAGATGGACTTGTTGGCATTGTTTGCCAATGACAATCCGGAAGAGCTGGAGCGTCTGCGTCGTGTGATCCTGACCTTCGATGACCTGAAACTGGTTCCTTCTGACATTCTGTCCGAGGTTCTGAACGGGTACGAAGTGGATTCCCTGTATGCAGCTTTGTTCAAGACTCATACGGCCTTCTACAACCGCATCCTTGCGACATTGCCTGAAAGAAAAGCGATGATCGTTGAAAGAGACCTGACTGACATGGTCGCAATCCCGCAAAGAAAGAAAACTGCGGAAGTGCGCCGTGATATCTGTCAGCAAGTTGAAAAAGTGATGTACAGCCGCTCTCTAAGAGTTGGCGATCTGGTGGACGGCACCGTTCGTGCCGTTCGTTCTGTCTAA
- a CDS encoding tetratricopeptide repeat protein, translating to MKILTTRQLGLLSVTLVPVLLSACAGKYSIKSYPNGAKVYIKDVQSQEKKLLGIAPLQVKEESKLGDVFFLIFEKQNYRTKEVMVKVNEGESLAVATRMDPLSDEEKKAEELAQNEDQKKNDPQKPKPEDKDKKPEDKRMEELLAEMQELKLRVALLENTSSFYKDALFSPRLSGGMPTAERDRTDRVVGFVFQGQQLIVKGQYEKALVEIDKALQLDEYSNNAWLLKGSIKYLQKDFEGAKIAWERCLKIDPYNKVAYQYLSDVYQRLGMAPLPKTGAEMRYPASNVEIEKRNENRVR from the coding sequence ATGAAAATCTTAACTACGAGGCAACTTGGATTGTTGTCTGTAACTCTGGTGCCAGTGTTGCTTTCTGCATGCGCAGGTAAGTATTCAATCAAGTCCTATCCCAACGGCGCCAAGGTTTACATCAAGGACGTGCAAAGCCAGGAGAAAAAACTTCTGGGCATCGCGCCTCTTCAGGTGAAAGAGGAATCAAAGCTCGGTGACGTGTTCTTCCTGATCTTTGAAAAGCAGAACTATCGCACCAAAGAAGTCATGGTCAAAGTCAACGAAGGGGAAAGCCTTGCGGTGGCAACTCGCATGGACCCTTTGTCTGACGAGGAAAAAAAGGCTGAAGAGCTGGCTCAGAACGAGGATCAGAAAAAGAACGATCCACAAAAACCAAAGCCAGAAGACAAAGACAAAAAACCTGAAGACAAGCGAATGGAAGAGCTGCTGGCAGAAATGCAGGAGCTTAAACTTCGTGTGGCACTTCTGGAAAATACATCCTCGTTCTACAAAGATGCGTTGTTCTCGCCACGTCTTTCCGGCGGTATGCCGACAGCAGAGCGTGATCGCACGGACCGCGTGGTTGGTTTTGTCTTCCAGGGTCAGCAGCTGATTGTAAAAGGGCAGTATGAAAAAGCTCTGGTTGAAATCGACAAAGCTTTGCAGCTGGATGAATACTCCAACAATGCATGGCTGTTGAAAGGTTCCATCAAATACCTGCAGAAGGACTTTGAAGGCGCGAAAATCGCCTGGGAACGCTGCTTGAAAATCGATCCATATAACAAAGTGGCTTATCAGTATCTGTCTGACGTCTATCAGCGTCTGGGAATGGCTCCGTTGCCAAAAACAGGGGCTGAAATGCGCTATCCGGCTTCCAACGTGGAAATCGAAAAGCGTAACGAAAACAGGGTTCGCTGA
- a CDS encoding OmpA/MotB family protein, with amino-acid sequence MGERNKRSRVHLEEHEHEMAHDESNWLVSYADMMTLLFGFFVLMYSMSRFDNTKFDLVRKEVAKYFGGNIKEVSAALLAEQKIMNILKGSGDLNGVEIIKDGNNTLLLKFDGEVLFDSGAVEVKDAAKPNLRRVVSALRSIEGVNKIAVEGHTDSDSIQSGLVKSNWELSSLRASSVVRYFEESGVDAKLLSAAGFGSSHPLAPEVDKAGASIPANKILNRRVVVAVTLDDAEAAYKLQQKQFSKQLTKEEVEHQQREASLQEKMKQAQARFDEAQKRHKEQQEQRRKQQQLDKLQRKIQDLENKAQKFETDLNPPAAQ; translated from the coding sequence TGGCTTGTCAGTTACGCCGACATGATGACGCTTCTTTTCGGCTTCTTCGTTCTTATGTATTCGATGTCCCGCTTCGATAATACAAAGTTCGATCTGGTTCGCAAGGAAGTGGCAAAGTACTTCGGTGGTAACATCAAGGAAGTCAGTGCGGCCCTGTTGGCTGAACAAAAGATCATGAATATCCTGAAGGGCTCTGGCGACCTGAACGGCGTGGAGATCATCAAGGATGGCAATAACACCCTGTTGCTGAAATTCGACGGCGAAGTGCTGTTTGATTCCGGTGCAGTCGAGGTGAAAGATGCGGCGAAGCCGAATCTGCGCCGAGTGGTCAGTGCTTTGCGTTCGATCGAAGGCGTGAACAAGATTGCCGTGGAAGGACACACCGACAGCGATTCAATTCAAAGCGGTCTGGTGAAATCCAACTGGGAACTTTCGTCTTTGCGTGCAAGTTCTGTGGTTCGTTACTTTGAGGAAAGTGGAGTCGACGCCAAGTTGCTATCAGCGGCTGGTTTCGGATCCAGTCACCCGCTGGCACCGGAAGTGGACAAGGCAGGGGCGTCAATCCCAGCCAACAAAATCCTGAACCGGCGTGTGGTGGTGGCTGTGACACTGGACGATGCCGAAGCCGCTTACAAGCTTCAGCAGAAACAGTTCTCGAAGCAGCTGACCAAGGAAGAAGTGGAGCATCAGCAGCGTGAAGCCAGCCTGCAGGAAAAAATGAAACAGGCCCAGGCAAGATTCGATGAAGCCCAGAAGCGCCACAAGGAGCAACAGGAGCAGCGTCGTAAACAGCAGCAGCTGGATAAGTTACAAAGAAAGATCCAGGATTTGGAAAACAAGGCTCAGAAATTTGAGACCGATCTGAATCCCCCGGCGGCACAGTAA